A stretch of the Candidatus Saccharimonadales bacterium genome encodes the following:
- a CDS encoding glycoside hydrolase family 15 protein: protein MGRPVMLGNGALTVGLNEQGLVHDFYYPYVGLDNLTTARSMHHMIGVWIDGVFSWVDDGSWEIQVDFETDALVSNITMVHKKLQVELHAVDFVDPELNAFCRQITITNGSSTDRSIRLFLHQVFQISRAGRADTALFVPDENYLLDYKGRCCLLIYGQDATGAVFDQFSVGNYGIEGKQGTYKDAEDGELTNNAVEHGGVDSVMRFTLSLASGQSQPVDYWIAAADSQQSSEAIHHVVKKDGLTLRLDKARDYWQTWLGTGGQAIQAMDRAYQPLVKKSLMLIKAHTDKRGGIIASCDSSIYNYGRDYYSYVWPRDGAYAMWPLIRLGYTEEPKKFFEFCRDILNPDGYLMHKYQPDKAIGSTWHPLLHGKRAELAIQEDETASVIYMLGEYHGHTGDDDFVQGLYETFIRPAADFMAKFIDPQTNLPHATYDLWEEKFLTNTYTVAVTYQALLVAAEFAEKFGYPDNAHDWQAAAVTIAKASDVLYDNGRGLYRKGYLLQEDGSLRHDSTLDVSSLYGVVMYGLKPFGAPEVQTTVRAIETILLDKSPSGGSPRYENDNYFAVDQSYQGNPWFVTSLWLAQYYVKVDRLDAAHGIMRWTMDRTFPSGILSEQINPVNNGPLSVAPLVWSHAEFINTAIDLTQPPTNSKS, encoded by the coding sequence ATGGGCCGACCTGTAATGCTCGGAAATGGTGCTTTAACGGTCGGGCTCAACGAGCAAGGTCTGGTGCATGATTTTTATTACCCCTATGTTGGCCTTGATAATCTGACGACGGCGCGGAGCATGCACCATATGATCGGCGTCTGGATCGATGGAGTGTTTTCGTGGGTAGACGACGGCTCGTGGGAGATACAGGTTGATTTCGAGACTGACGCCCTCGTCAGTAATATCACCATGGTCCATAAAAAGCTCCAAGTAGAACTGCATGCCGTTGACTTCGTTGACCCGGAATTGAATGCTTTTTGCCGGCAGATTACCATTACTAATGGCTCGTCCACCGATCGATCAATCCGGTTGTTTTTGCACCAGGTATTCCAGATCTCACGAGCTGGCCGAGCTGATACGGCACTGTTCGTACCTGATGAAAATTACCTGCTCGATTACAAAGGCCGCTGTTGCCTGCTCATCTATGGCCAAGATGCAACTGGCGCGGTCTTCGACCAATTCTCGGTCGGCAATTATGGTATTGAGGGCAAGCAAGGTACCTACAAAGATGCTGAGGACGGTGAGCTAACTAATAATGCCGTTGAACATGGCGGCGTCGATTCGGTGATGCGGTTTACCTTGTCGCTCGCTAGCGGCCAGAGCCAGCCGGTTGACTACTGGATAGCCGCTGCCGATTCCCAGCAAAGCTCAGAAGCGATTCATCACGTCGTCAAAAAAGACGGTTTGACGCTACGGCTCGATAAGGCTCGTGATTACTGGCAGACTTGGCTCGGTACCGGCGGTCAAGCAATCCAGGCAATGGACAGAGCGTATCAGCCGCTTGTTAAAAAGTCACTCATGCTTATCAAAGCTCACACTGATAAGCGCGGCGGGATTATCGCCTCCTGCGACTCGTCGATATATAATTACGGCCGCGATTATTACAGCTATGTCTGGCCGCGCGACGGCGCTTATGCCATGTGGCCGCTCATACGACTCGGCTATACGGAAGAGCCAAAAAAGTTTTTCGAATTTTGCCGCGATATCCTGAATCCTGATGGCTATTTGATGCATAAGTATCAACCCGACAAAGCGATCGGCAGTACCTGGCACCCGCTGCTCCATGGTAAACGTGCTGAGTTAGCAATTCAAGAAGACGAAACCGCCAGCGTTATCTATATGCTCGGTGAGTATCACGGCCATACTGGTGATGATGATTTCGTGCAAGGGCTGTACGAGACGTTTATTCGACCGGCCGCCGATTTCATGGCGAAATTTATTGATCCGCAAACAAATCTGCCGCACGCGACGTATGACCTATGGGAAGAAAAATTTCTAACCAATACCTACACCGTCGCGGTTACGTACCAGGCATTGCTCGTCGCCGCCGAGTTTGCTGAAAAATTCGGATATCCCGACAACGCACACGATTGGCAGGCGGCCGCAGTAACTATCGCCAAAGCAAGTGATGTCTTATATGACAATGGGCGCGGCCTGTACCGCAAAGGCTATTTGCTGCAAGAAGATGGATCGCTACGACATGACAGCACGCTCGATGTCTCAAGCCTGTATGGGGTGGTCATGTACGGTCTGAAGCCGTTCGGAGCACCAGAAGTTCAAACTACAGTACGCGCAATAGAAACGATTCTGCTCGATAAATCGCCGAGTGGCGGTTCGCCACGTTACGAAAACGATAATTATTTCGCGGTTGACCAATCATATCAAGGAAATCCATGGTTTGTAACATCGTTATGGCTGGCACAGTATTACGTTAAAGTTGATCGGCTAGATGCAGCGCATGGTATTATGCGCTGGACGATGGACCGGACGTTTCCGAGCGGTATACTCAGCGAGCAGATCAATCCAGTCAATAACGGGCCACTCTCGGTTGCTCCACTTGTCTGGAGCCATGCTGAATTCATCAATACGGCAATCGACCTGACGCAGCCACCTACTAATTCAAAGTCGTAA
- the rpsI gene encoding 30S ribosomal protein S9 translates to MADKTDNYFYALGRRKSATARVRISKGTGTIHVNEKSAEEYFADSKYLLAKLNQPFTVLGTENTYTITAHVSGGGHDGQIEAIRLGIAKALTVMDENLKTTLKRADLLGRDSREKERKKFGLKGARKQRQFTKR, encoded by the coding sequence ATGGCTGATAAAACTGATAACTATTTCTACGCTCTCGGCCGGCGCAAAAGCGCGACGGCCCGTGTACGTATTAGCAAAGGTACAGGGACTATCCACGTCAACGAAAAATCTGCCGAAGAATATTTTGCCGACAGTAAGTATTTACTCGCAAAATTAAACCAGCCGTTTACTGTTTTGGGAACTGAGAATACCTACACTATCACCGCTCATGTGAGTGGTGGCGGTCACGATGGCCAGATCGAAGCCATTCGTCTCGGCATTGCGAAAGCTTTGACAGTTATGGACGAAAATCTCAAAACAACTTTGAAGCGTGCTGATCTTCTCGGTCGTGACTCACGCGAGAAAGAACGCAAGAAATTTGGACTCAAAGGCGCTCGCAAACAGCGTCAGTTTACCAAGCGTTAA
- the rpmJ gene encoding 50S ribosomal protein L36, producing MKVRASVKKISPDDKIVRRKGRLYVINKMKPKHKQRQG from the coding sequence ATGAAAGTACGTGCAAGTGTCAAGAAGATCAGTCCAGATGACAAAATCGTCCGTCGCAAGGGCAGACTATACGTTATCAACAAAATGAAACCTAAGCATAAGCAGAGGCAGGGTTAA
- the rpsM gene encoding 30S ribosomal protein S13: protein MARISGVTIPNEKQTWIALTYVHGIGQKSSYDILNGAKVEPTVRVKDLTDAEIGRIQEIINNDYTVEGELQRIVAGNIKRLKEINSYRGLRHKANLPSRGQRTKTNARTRRGRKLTVGGTAKKVASKT from the coding sequence ATGGCGCGAATATCTGGAGTTACCATTCCAAATGAAAAGCAGACCTGGATTGCGTTAACGTACGTCCATGGTATTGGTCAAAAATCTAGTTATGACATTTTAAATGGCGCCAAAGTTGAGCCGACTGTCCGGGTCAAAGACTTGACTGATGCTGAAATAGGCCGCATTCAAGAAATTATCAACAATGATTACACAGTCGAAGGCGAGCTGCAGCGTATTGTTGCGGGCAACATAAAACGACTCAAAGAAATCAATTCGTACCGCGGGCTTCGCCACAAGGCAAACCTGCCAAGTCGCGGCCAGCGCACAAAGACAAACGCCAGAACCCGTCGTGGTCGCAAATTAACTGTCGGTGGCACGGCTAAGAAAGTCGCGTCTAAGACGTAG
- the rplM gene encoding 50S ribosomal protein L13, whose product MKIHNTTYSAKPGDVTRAWYIVDASEAPLGRVAARVATLLTGKEKPMFTSHIDCGDFVIIINAKDTVVTGKKTTDKIYYRHSGFPGGIKQRTFAEQMEKDPTHAIMHAVRGMLPVNKLRDDRLARLKVYEGAEHKHEAQKPVSVSVRAADRAPKARASRATKVEEK is encoded by the coding sequence ATGAAAATACATAATACAACTTATAGCGCCAAACCAGGTGACGTAACTCGCGCCTGGTATATCGTCGACGCTTCTGAAGCACCGCTTGGCCGTGTCGCTGCCCGCGTTGCTACTTTGCTGACAGGCAAAGAAAAGCCGATGTTTACCAGCCATATTGACTGTGGTGATTTTGTCATAATCATTAATGCCAAAGACACAGTCGTAACAGGCAAAAAAACTACCGACAAGATTTACTACCGTCACAGTGGATTCCCAGGCGGTATCAAACAGCGCACCTTTGCGGAACAAATGGAAAAAGATCCGACTCACGCAATCATGCACGCCGTCCGTGGCATGTTGCCGGTTAACAAACTACGTGACGATCGGTTAGCCCGCCTCAAAGTATATGAGGGTGCAGAACACAAACACGAGGCGCAAAAGCCAGTATCAGTGTCTGTCCGGGCAGCCGACCGCGCACCAAAAGCCCGTGCGTCACGTGCAACGAAAGTAGAGGAGAAATAA
- a CDS encoding glycoside hydrolase family 57 protein has protein sequence MKAIVLYLHVHQPYRIRHYTIFDAGKNHDYFDAAYDSRESNERILQKVAEKSYLPTNERLLTLLRNHPEFKVSMSITGTILEQLEKWSPQALQSFKDLVATGQVEIVGETYHHSLAFFYSRAEFELQVRMHREKVQQLFGQTPKVFRNTELAYNNDLAYWADKAGYKGILAEGWDKVLDWRSPNFVYRPTYTNNIRLLMKNYKLSDDIAFRFGDQNWEGWPLTADKFSHWLNQDPDATNYNLFMDYETFGEHQWHESGIFEFLNHLPQEWLKTEGNTFMTVSEAIDAFDPRDEVTVPQTVTWADTERDLSAWLGNSMQQEAIHALYSLQERVIATNDLALIEDWRRLQTSDHFYYMCTKYFNDGDIHAYFSPYATPYEAFINFMNAYHDVSYRLKEKGVV, from the coding sequence ATGAAAGCCATAGTCCTCTATCTCCACGTTCATCAACCGTATCGTATACGTCACTACACAATCTTTGATGCTGGCAAAAACCACGATTACTTCGATGCGGCCTATGACAGTCGTGAGAGCAACGAACGCATCCTGCAGAAGGTCGCCGAGAAGTCATATTTGCCTACCAACGAGCGGCTGCTGACACTGCTACGCAATCATCCGGAGTTCAAAGTCAGCATGTCGATTACCGGTACGATTCTTGAACAGCTGGAGAAATGGTCCCCGCAGGCATTGCAGTCGTTCAAAGATCTTGTCGCAACTGGCCAGGTGGAAATCGTCGGTGAAACATATCACCACAGTTTGGCGTTTTTTTACTCACGGGCAGAATTCGAACTACAGGTGCGTATGCACCGTGAGAAGGTGCAGCAGCTGTTCGGGCAGACGCCAAAGGTATTTCGCAACACTGAGCTTGCGTACAACAATGACCTTGCCTATTGGGCCGACAAAGCAGGCTATAAGGGTATTTTGGCGGAAGGCTGGGACAAAGTACTTGATTGGCGCAGCCCGAACTTCGTATATCGTCCGACGTATACTAATAACATCCGCCTGCTCATGAAAAATTATAAATTGAGTGATGATATTGCCTTCCGCTTCGGCGATCAAAACTGGGAAGGCTGGCCTCTGACGGCCGATAAATTCTCGCATTGGCTCAATCAGGATCCTGATGCGACGAACTATAATTTATTCATGGATTATGAAACGTTTGGCGAGCATCAGTGGCATGAATCAGGCATATTCGAATTTTTGAACCATCTCCCGCAGGAATGGCTCAAGACAGAGGGTAATACATTTATGACTGTCAGCGAAGCTATCGATGCGTTTGATCCCCGTGACGAAGTGACTGTGCCGCAGACCGTTACCTGGGCTGATACGGAACGCGACCTATCGGCCTGGCTCGGAAATTCTATGCAGCAAGAAGCTATCCACGCTCTGTACAGCCTACAGGAACGGGTCATTGCGACGAATGATTTGGCGCTGATCGAGGATTGGCGGCGTTTGCAGACATCAGACCACTTCTACTACATGTGTACAAAATATTTTAATGACGGTGATATTCACGCATACTTTAGTCCGTATGCGACGCCGTATGAAGCTTTTATTAATTTCATGAACGCGTACCACGATGTATCATATCGATTAAAAGAAAAAGGAGTTGTCTGA
- a CDS encoding tetratricopeptide repeat protein has product MIELLVVAGFSALAYRHAQLHEDEFGAVPRKVGDRLGKLWDIAHKGMRENRFLRAEKALLTILKIDEKNAAAYNRLGILYAKQKEYKDAIDCFEIASSIEATSSSLHNLGLIYYETENYEKAAIAFEQALKLEDELAARHVAYAKVQEKLGNYKLMIQELEKAVGLEPNKETYTLLHKAYMATGMQAEADLIEDKIKKLIVPAGRPKRIVRPKRVVI; this is encoded by the coding sequence ATGATAGAACTACTTGTTGTTGCTGGTTTTAGCGCTTTGGCCTATCGTCATGCTCAATTACATGAAGATGAATTTGGTGCCGTACCGCGTAAAGTTGGCGATCGCCTGGGCAAACTCTGGGATATTGCCCACAAAGGCATGCGTGAAAATCGTTTTCTTCGTGCCGAAAAAGCACTTCTGACTATACTTAAAATTGACGAAAAGAACGCAGCTGCTTACAACCGGCTTGGTATACTGTACGCCAAGCAAAAAGAATACAAGGACGCGATTGATTGCTTTGAAATCGCATCCAGTATTGAGGCGACCTCGTCTTCATTACACAACCTCGGGCTCATCTATTACGAAACTGAAAACTATGAAAAAGCAGCTATTGCATTCGAGCAAGCACTGAAGCTGGAAGACGAGCTGGCCGCACGCCACGTCGCCTACGCCAAGGTGCAGGAAAAACTTGGTAATTACAAGCTCATGATCCAAGAGCTCGAGAAGGCCGTTGGCCTCGAACCAAACAAAGAAACCTACACCTTGTTGCATAAAGCGTACATGGCAACTGGCATGCAGGCCGAAGCCGATCTCATCGAGGACAAAATTAAAAAGCTTATTGTGCCAGCAGGTCGCCCCAAGCGAATTGTCCGTCCGAAGCGCGTCGTCATATAG
- a CDS encoding DNA-directed RNA polymerase subunit alpha, producing the protein MANHIHTPGLVAVDDHTVSSSTFTIEPLHSGYGMTLGNSLRRVLLSSISGAAVTSFKIEGATHEFTTVPGVKDDVVDIMLNLKGIRFRVYGDDVQNLRIVKKGKGNVTAKDIQTNADVEVVNPDHVIATIDDDTANFTMDLTVEVGRGYRTIEEGTARKAGDTIALDAVFTPVLRVRYKVENTRVGQVTDLDKLLLTIETDGSISARDAFEEAAAILVNQYTALAGTTRVAVAESSHSTTSSVQPSEEVSGDEPGALNTSIEDLNLSARTTNALINNDIHTIKDLFSLNDAELRDLKGFGSKALDEVKDKLAELEL; encoded by the coding sequence ATGGCAAATCACATTCACACACCGGGTCTCGTCGCAGTCGATGATCATACCGTTTCAAGCTCAACATTTACAATTGAGCCCCTGCACAGCGGCTACGGCATGACGCTCGGCAATTCCCTGCGCAGAGTATTACTCTCCAGTATTTCTGGCGCTGCTGTTACCAGCTTCAAAATTGAAGGTGCAACGCACGAATTTACAACTGTTCCTGGCGTCAAAGACGACGTCGTTGACATCATGTTAAACCTCAAAGGTATCCGCTTCCGAGTCTACGGTGACGATGTGCAAAACCTGCGTATTGTCAAAAAAGGCAAGGGAAATGTTACTGCAAAAGACATTCAGACAAATGCGGACGTTGAAGTCGTCAATCCTGACCACGTCATCGCAACAATTGATGACGATACAGCAAACTTCACGATGGATCTAACTGTTGAAGTCGGACGCGGCTACCGCACCATCGAAGAAGGCACTGCCCGTAAAGCCGGTGACACCATCGCGCTTGATGCGGTCTTCACGCCAGTTCTTCGAGTACGCTACAAAGTCGAAAACACCCGCGTTGGTCAAGTTACCGATCTCGATAAACTACTCCTAACTATAGAAACTGATGGATCTATCAGTGCTCGTGATGCCTTTGAAGAGGCTGCAGCCATCCTTGTGAACCAGTACACAGCTCTAGCCGGTACTACTCGAGTCGCTGTTGCTGAGTCATCACACAGCACAACTTCAAGCGTACAGCCGTCAGAAGAAGTCAGTGGTGACGAGCCAGGCGCACTGAATACATCAATTGAAGATTTGAATTTATCTGCCCGCACTACCAATGCACTGATCAACAACGACATTCACACTATCAAAGATCTCTTTTCTTTAAATGACGCTGAACTACGCGACCTTAAAGGTTTTGGCAGTAAAGCGCTCGACGAAGTCAAAGACAAGCTAGCGGAACTGGAACTGTAG
- the infA gene encoding translation initiation factor IF-1, producing MATNKEVIELTGTIIEPLPGTQFIVELENGHRIIAHVAGKMRKHFIRIVPGDSVTVELTPYDLTKGRITYRKS from the coding sequence ATGGCCACCAACAAAGAAGTAATCGAGTTAACGGGTACGATAATTGAGCCTCTTCCAGGGACTCAATTTATTGTAGAGCTCGAAAATGGCCATAGAATTATAGCTCATGTTGCTGGGAAAATGCGGAAACACTTCATCCGTATCGTACCCGGTGACAGCGTGACGGTCGAGTTGACCCCTTATGATCTTACTAAGGGCAGAATCACCTATCGCAAATCCTGA
- the rpsK gene encoding 30S ribosomal protein S11, whose translation MAEATTKPSAKTGAKTTAKKKAKRSVPQGQVHVLATFNNTIVTFSDPRGGVLTASSAGACGFRGSKKGTAYAAQVAAERAAQAAKQQYGFSRADVFIKGVGLGRDAAVRVLAGMDIAVESIKDVTGVPHGGVRPKKARRI comes from the coding sequence ATGGCAGAAGCAACTACTAAACCATCAGCAAAAACTGGCGCAAAGACAACAGCCAAGAAGAAGGCTAAGCGAAGCGTTCCCCAAGGTCAAGTTCACGTGCTTGCAACATTCAATAATACAATTGTAACGTTCAGCGATCCGCGCGGCGGAGTTTTGACGGCTTCAAGCGCTGGGGCTTGTGGTTTCCGTGGCTCTAAAAAGGGAACAGCATACGCCGCACAGGTTGCTGCTGAACGAGCCGCTCAAGCCGCCAAGCAACAGTACGGCTTCTCGCGTGCAGACGTTTTCATCAAAGGCGTCGGTCTCGGCCGTGATGCAGCCGTCCGCGTGCTTGCAGGCATGGACATAGCCGTTGAAAGCATCAAAGACGTGACTGGCGTACCGCACGGCGGCGTTCGACCTAAGAAGGCGAGGAGAATCTAA
- the rpsD gene encoding 30S ribosomal protein S4: MARDTGSIVKMSRREGYALHPKAHKALVKRSTPPGQAANGRFRGGKGSQYLLQLREKQKVKRLYGLLEKQFSNLMKEASRSQGQSGAVLLQLLERRADNVIYRSGFAPSRRAARQLVTHGHFLLNGTRVDIPSIRMKAGDTLTLRDHSKQTEYFKRLDEVSPVPPSTPEWITANRKKFEVKVTGLPVRDDAEPDINEQLIVEYYSR; encoded by the coding sequence ATGGCACGTGATACAGGATCAATCGTAAAGATGAGCCGGCGTGAAGGCTATGCCCTTCACCCAAAAGCTCACAAAGCACTTGTCAAGCGCTCTACACCTCCCGGTCAGGCAGCCAATGGCCGCTTCCGCGGTGGCAAAGGCAGCCAATACCTCTTGCAGCTCCGTGAGAAACAAAAGGTCAAGCGCCTGTATGGACTGCTTGAAAAGCAGTTTAGCAATCTCATGAAGGAAGCTAGCCGCTCACAAGGTCAATCCGGCGCTGTACTATTACAGTTGCTTGAGCGACGTGCCGACAACGTCATATACCGTTCAGGTTTTGCACCAAGCCGCCGCGCAGCCAGGCAGCTCGTTACACACGGACACTTCCTACTGAATGGCACCCGCGTTGATATTCCATCAATCCGCATGAAAGCCGGTGATACACTGACACTTCGTGACCACAGCAAGCAAACTGAATATTTCAAGCGGCTTGATGAAGTTAGTCCAGTTCCACCATCGACGCCTGAATGGATTACCGCTAACCGCAAGAAATTTGAAGTCAAAGTAACGGGCCTTCCAGTCCGCGACGATGCTGAACCAGATATCAATGAACAACTAATCGTAGAATACTACTCACGTTAA
- the trpS gene encoding tryptophan--tRNA ligase, with amino-acid sequence MTKPVILTGLRANNDLHIGNYLGAMLPLVDMATTKSDAYQINMFVPDLHSFTTPTDHTKLYNQILDNLAVFVAAGLPLDNEHIHIYRQSFVPAHSELAWILDCFAGFGELSRMTQFKDKSAKLSDDRLSVGLFNYPVLMAADILLYDAAYIPVGDDQTQHLEFTRDIAERMNNRFGKLYTIPKPVKEQHAFFGKDQGLRIRDLHDPTKKMSKSDETGRGVIFLSDSSEIARRKILSATTDSIGKITYDLALQPGITNLLDLLSLFTGVPIADIRQQYEGQTQYGPLKSAVADAICAFLEDFQIKLDNVDLHAIQTKLETSEAAMRQQASGVLLRTQEAVGLRQATNR; translated from the coding sequence ATGACAAAACCCGTAATATTGACTGGCCTCCGCGCCAATAACGACTTACACATTGGCAACTATCTCGGAGCAATGCTTCCCTTGGTCGATATGGCTACAACGAAATCTGATGCCTACCAGATAAATATGTTCGTGCCTGATTTACATAGCTTTACAACGCCAACAGATCACACAAAACTATATAATCAGATTTTAGATAATCTGGCAGTGTTTGTCGCGGCCGGCCTGCCGCTGGACAATGAGCATATACATATCTATAGGCAGAGCTTCGTACCGGCGCACAGTGAACTGGCGTGGATATTAGATTGTTTTGCCGGTTTTGGCGAGCTGAGCCGTATGACACAGTTCAAAGATAAATCCGCCAAACTTAGCGATGACCGCCTGTCCGTCGGGTTATTTAATTATCCGGTACTCATGGCTGCCGATATATTATTATACGACGCGGCGTATATTCCAGTTGGCGACGATCAGACACAGCACCTCGAGTTCACTCGTGATATTGCCGAGCGCATGAACAACCGCTTCGGCAAGCTCTACACCATTCCAAAACCAGTCAAGGAACAGCATGCTTTCTTTGGTAAAGATCAGGGCCTGCGAATCCGCGACTTACACGATCCGACCAAAAAGATGAGCAAATCAGACGAAACCGGCAGAGGCGTCATATTCTTAAGTGATAGCAGCGAAATCGCCCGCAGGAAAATACTATCGGCGACAACAGACAGTATCGGCAAAATCACCTACGATTTAGCACTACAGCCTGGGATTACAAACCTGCTCGACTTACTATCGCTTTTCACAGGCGTACCGATTGCAGATATACGCCAGCAGTACGAAGGCCAAACGCAGTATGGTCCGCTCAAATCTGCCGTGGCCGATGCCATTTGTGCATTTTTGGAAGATTTCCAAATCAAACTCGACAATGTTGATCTACATGCTATCCAAACCAAACTAGAAACCAGTGAAGCGGCGATGCGCCAGCAGGCAAGTGGCGTACTACTTCGCACTCAGGAAGCCGTCGGCCTCAGACAAGCTACCAACCGATGA
- a CDS encoding RluA family pseudouridine synthase — protein sequence MSNLEISRAQRLDQRVVEQMPTLTRNYAATLIDDGKVTVNGVVVTKAGYKMKPGDKVTIDHDEDMFYEIPSIDLQVLYEDDDCVVVNKPTGVLTHSKGAFHAEATVATWLRGRLRSMEGERAGIVHRLDRDTSGVMICAKTPDTHNWLQRQFSQRHAKKQYVAVIEGVMHPEQAIIDMPIERNPKKPQTFRVGINGRSAVTAYESIMSNDTYTMLRLRPTTGRTHQLRVHLMHFKRPIVGDRLYGGRTADRLYLHAAELTLILPNGSERTFTAPVPDAFTELLKD from the coding sequence ATGAGTAATCTCGAAATCTCACGTGCCCAGCGGCTTGATCAACGAGTTGTAGAGCAAATGCCGACCTTAACGCGTAATTATGCAGCGACGCTGATCGACGATGGCAAAGTAACAGTGAACGGCGTAGTCGTCACAAAAGCCGGCTACAAAATGAAGCCGGGTGATAAAGTCACTATAGATCATGACGAAGACATGTTTTATGAAATACCGAGCATTGATTTGCAAGTGCTATATGAGGATGATGACTGTGTCGTCGTCAACAAGCCGACAGGGGTGCTGACACACAGCAAGGGCGCGTTTCACGCTGAGGCGACGGTTGCAACCTGGCTGCGCGGCAGATTACGAAGCATGGAGGGAGAACGCGCTGGCATTGTCCACCGGCTGGACCGCGACACAAGCGGCGTCATGATCTGCGCCAAAACACCTGACACGCACAATTGGCTGCAACGGCAGTTTTCACAGCGTCATGCCAAAAAGCAATATGTGGCCGTTATCGAAGGCGTTATGCATCCCGAACAGGCGATTATAGATATGCCGATTGAACGAAATCCTAAAAAACCGCAAACATTTAGAGTTGGTATTAATGGCCGTTCAGCGGTCACGGCCTACGAAAGCATCATGTCTAACGACACCTACACCATGCTACGTCTGCGGCCGACGACCGGGCGAACACACCAGCTGCGTGTACATCTTATGCATTTTAAACGGCCGATTGTTGGCGACAGACTGTACGGCGGACGTACGGCCGATCGACTGTACCTGCACGCCGCAGAATTAACGCTCATACTGCCAAACGGCAGTGAGCGCACCTTCACCGCACCAGTTCCAGATGCGTTTACTGAACTACTGAAAGATTAA
- the rpmG gene encoding 50S ribosomal protein L33, which produces MVDLRSGPFSVKLTETIDISNRHKGLVMAKKGDKRKIVGLVSEESGERIYYTTKNTQNTPEKLSLKKYSPKLRKHVVFLETKKNLGRNEVKPKK; this is translated from the coding sequence ATGGTAGACTTGCGATCAGGGCCGTTCTCTGTTAAACTAACGGAAACGATTGACATAAGTAACAGACATAAAGGATTAGTCATGGCAAAAAAAGGTGATAAGCGTAAAATCGTAGGACTTGTGAGTGAAGAGTCGGGCGAACGAATCTACTATACGACCAAGAATACTCAGAACACCCCTGAGAAGCTCAGCCTGAAAAAGTACAGCCCGAAGCTGCGCAAGCACGTCGTGTTCCTGGAAACCAAGAAAAACCTCGGTCGCAACGAAGTCAAACCAAAGAAATAA